In Colletotrichum lupini chromosome 6, complete sequence, a single window of DNA contains:
- a CDS encoding alternative oxidase, with translation MVYKTLGREPFLRPVGHSAHTHNTPTYTKTIYIATPFPMLSSRASTRLCAPKQAAHLVRAAATLHNTTTTTTSFAGLRITAASSQQHQQHVTPSTSRSFSTTRATQLRDFFPAKETEHIRLTAPAWPHPGYTEQQMHDIVPDHRAPRTVGDWAAWKFVRVARWFMDRATGLGSEQQVDKKNPTTSLVADKPLTEAQWLVRFIFLESIAGVPGMVAGMLRHLGSLRRMKRDNGWIETLLEESFNERMHLLTFMKMSEPGWFMKVMILGAQGVFFNGMFLSYLVSPKISHRFVGYLEEEAVHTYTRCLYEIDQGLLPKWSDPNFVIPDIAVQYWKIPEGQRTMKDLILYIRADEAVHRGVNHTLSNLNQKEDPNPFVSEYKDGEKPNAALRAQGFERNEVI, from the exons ATGGTATATAAGACTCTGGGCCGTGAGCCGTTCCTCAGGCC AGTTGGTCACTCGGCTCACACACACAACACCCCGACTTACACCAAAACAATCTACATCGCCACACCTTTCCCAATGCTATCATCAAGAGCATCAACCAGACTCTGCGCGCCGAAACAAGCAGCCCACCTCGTCCGGGCCGCTGCGACGCTCcacaacaccaccaccaccacaaccTCCTTCGCCGGCCTCCGCATCACCGCCGCCTCGTCCCAGCAACACCAGCAACATGTGACCCCCAGCACCAGCCGATCCTTCTCCACGACGCGGGCGACGCAGCTCCGCGACTTCTTCCCGGCCAAGGAGACGGAACACATCCGCCTCACGGCGCCGGCGTGGCCGCACCCGGGGTACACGGAGCAGCAGATGCACGACATCGTCCCGGACCACCGCGCGCCGCGCACCGTCGGCGACTGGGCGGCGTGGAAGTTTGTGCGGGTCGCGCGGTGGTTCATGGACCGCGCCACGGGGTTGGGTTCAGAGCAGCAGGTCGACAAGAAGAACCCCACCACGTCGCTGGTGGCCGACAAGCCGCTTACCGAGGCGCAGTGGCTGGTGAGGTTCATCTTTCTGGAGAGTATTGCCGGAG TCCCGGGCATGGTCGCCGGCATGCTCCGCCACCTCGGCAGCCTGCGCCGCATGAAGCGCGACAACGGCTGGATCGAGACGCTCCTCGAGGAGAGCTTCAACGAGCGCATGCACCTCCTGACGTTCATGAAGATGTCGGAGCCGGGCTGGTTCATGAAGGTCATGATCCTCGGCGCCCAGGGCGTCTTCTTCAACGGCATGTTCCTGTCGTACCTCGTCTCCCCCAAAATCTCCCACCGCTTCGTCGGGTACCTCGAGGAGGAGGCCGTGCACACGTACACGCGGTGCCTCTACGAGATCGACCAGGGCCTGCTGCCCAAGTGGTCCGATCCGAACTTCGTGATCCCCGATATCGCCGTGCAGTATTGGAAGATTCCCGAGGGCCAGAGGACGATGAAGGATTTGATCTTGTACATCAGGGCTGATG AGGCCGTTCACAGAGGCGTAAACCATACCCTCAGCAACCTCAACCAGAAGGAGGACCCGAACCCGTTCGTCAGCGAGTATAAAGACGGCGAGAAGCCCAACGCCGCGCTGAGAGCACAGGGGTTCGAGCGTAACGAGGTCATTTAA
- a CDS encoding translation initiation factor eIF3 subunit — translation MKNLLQDESWGSKIPWPAEANQDPCTQMKKRKRREPGKTGGGRRPSYRFCEVGEVGPQSVNGTYLNWLPWVPWGPVFQAGISHQPPGIDLPALNTKFTLLYTMIAGGQSLGPKSFLFSHLPTTCFADVVVVPLATWLYLIILLIGIPLCLRLLRASASASAVPSHTAGAPTAGGKVAVSTSASTSVPPATKSTSVAVKIASVIYYILIVAMLAMASLEIARLIVAQLGIGLLPFTYVGILAALVLHVAAASTTTTSWLGGLHVYRGDTRWRWTVKGFNILYWVMLICVMAIKVASQAMEQNVLGIRTGQQAQYPISDSITDNATMIGVEFKWRLPLQSDRVAKRGMSTSPSPLRPMRPKMRLRESVLMAKLPPLPQQKMNQGDGGVVLSTTTCQGKTYLSERAEGHPPARTHHIQSGINTSLNRQSLSSVWHASMSECKWTGIRSSSALPPLLAVLPLPPSAWLGWVFPSSGSPLTVSSQVPAQPQSPLVFHNLFPSRLQPDRTDLPLPKLCPKTSFPIPTSPERFLKPSSRRALDSCIFTLWPRVQHLKSDIMPPKKWEAKCRDDLSNEESSEEESSGPASPIGGAVPIRRKFEDEEDEDDVLDSWDAAEDSEVEREKAKKAEEAKAKALEEAKKNKKTKAERIAQLKEERARLDADDSGEEETEAERRERLRRTEKESDLKHAEDLFGDIGVPAGRKAVLAGSAVQIDPNDPTKTANIASMPLFNPVTKTQFEHLRTTLTPILANNARKAHYGLFLQEFSKALAKDLPSDQIKKIASTLTALGNEKMKEEKAAQGGNKKSKAAKTKVSAVVSRAPAADTETYEDDGFGDKRQGCIILPRPELSPLHLSESAPCQRIWRGFVPKLATATWIQSASVAVADPGCVTIWYDRLEYLCLYVSKDICHLYGAIPKHYAIAFSTNYPPIKSAIFRKGLVAYGQLNSHQTPPSIHHLGLKEQQHPQLTLKESWYSSS, via the exons ATGAAAAATCTTCTTCAAGATGAGAGTTGGGGTTCAAAAATTCCCTGGCCGGCCGAAGCCAACCAGGA CCCTTGCACTCAGATgaaaaagagaaagagaagAGAACCAGGTAAGACCGGTGGTGGGAGGCGGCCTTCTTATAGATTTTGCGAGGTGGGCGAGGTGGGCCCGCAATCAGTAAACGGTACGTACCTGAATTGGTTGCCCTGGGTGCCTTGGGGTCCCGTTTTCCAGGCAGGTATCAGCCACCAGCCTCCAG GGATCGACCTGCCTGCCCTGAATACCAAG TTTACACTCTTATACACCATGATTGCTGGTGGACAATCTTTG GGCCCGAAATCATTTCTCTTCAGCCATCTGCCAACAACATGTTTCGCTGATGTCGTGGTTGTCCCCTTGGCGACCTGGCTTTATCTCATCATTCTATTGATTGGTATCCCTCTATGTTTGCGCTTACTGCGAGCTTCGGCTTCAGCTTCAGCCGTGCCGTCACACACGGCTGGGGCACCCACGGCAGGAGGCAAAGTCGCGGTGTCAACATCAGCGTCAACATCGGTGCCGCCAGCAACCAAATCGACCTCGGTGGCCGTCAAGATTGCCAGCGTCATCTATTACATACTCATAGTAGCCATGCTGGCCATGGCATCACTTGAGATTGCCCGTCTCATCGTCGCCCAGCTCGGGATTGGTCTCCTTCCTTTCACATACGTTGGCATACTCGCCGCTCTGGTCCTCCACGTTGCTGCTGCGTCGACGACTACAACTTCATGGCTTGGCGGTCTGCATGTCTACAGGGGCGACACGCGGTGGCGATGGACTGTCAAGGGTTTCAACATTCTGTACTGGGTGATGTTGATATGTGTGATGGCAATCAAGGTTGCCAGCCAGGCCATGGAACAGAACGTACTCGGGATTCGGACGGGTCAACAGGCGCAATATCCTATTTCGGATTCCATCACGGACAATGCGACCATGATAGGGGTGGAATTT AAGTGGCGCCTTCCTTTGCAAAGTGACCGTGTGGCT AAGCGCGGGATGTCCACGAGTCCTTC TCCACTGAGGCCAATGAGGCCAAAAATGAGACTCCGTGAAAGTGTATTGATGGCGAAGCTTCCTCCGTTACCTCAGCAAAAAATGAACCAGGGTGATGGCGGGGTTGTGCTTTCAACCACCACATGCCAGGG AAAGACGTACCTTAGTGAAAGGGCAGAGGGTCATCCGCCTGCCCGTACACATCATATCCAAAGCGGCATAAACACCTCACTGAAT CGCCAGAGCCTTTCTTCCGTTTGGCATGCGTCCATGAGTGAATGTAAGTGGACTGGAATTCGAAGCTCCAGCGCACTCCCCCCGCTACTGGCCgtgctgccgctgccaccTTCGGCCTGGCTGGGCTGGGTTTTCCCTTCCTCGGGCTCTCCTCTGACGGTCTCTTCCCAAGTTCCTGCCCAACCACAGAGCCCCCTTGTTTTCCACAACTTGTTTCCTTCCCGACTTCAGCCAGACCGGACGGACCTCCCACTCCCCAAACTCTGTCCAAAAACTTCTTTTCCGATACCAACATCTCCGGAAAGATTCCTTAAGCCGTCGTCTCGCCGCGCTCTAGATTCTTGCATCTTTACCCTTTGGCCCCGCGTTCAACATCTCAAATCTGACATCATGCCTCCTAAGAAGTGGG AGGCAAAATGTCGCGATGATCTGTCCA ACGAAGAGAGCAGCGAAGAGGAGAGCTCCGGCCCCGCTTCCCCTATCGGCGGTGCTGTTCCTATCCGCCGCAAGTTTGAAGacgaggaggatgaggatgaC GTTCTCGATTCCTGGGATGCCGCCGAAGACTCCGAGGTAGAGCGCGAAAAGGCTAAGAAGGCCGAGGAAGCAAAGGCCAAGGCTCTCGAGGAGGCTaagaagaacaagaagaCCAAGGCCGAGCGCATCGCTCAACTGAAAGAGGAGCGTGCCCGCCTCGATGCCGACGACTCTGGCGAGGAGGAGACCGAGGCTGAGCGTCGTGAGCGCCTCCGCCGCACCGAGAAGGAGTCCGACCTGAAGCACGCCGAGGATCTCTTCGGTGATATCGGAGTCCCGGCCGGTCGCAAGGCTGTCCTCGCCGGCTCTGCTGTCCAGATTGATCCCAACGACCCTACCAAGACTGCCAACATTGCCTCTATGCCGCTCTTCAACCCCGTTACCAAGACCCAGTTTGAGCACCTCCGCACCACGCTGACCCCGATTCTCGCCAACAACGCCCGCAAGGCTCACTACGGCCTCTTCCTTCAGGAGTTCTCCAAGGCCCTCGCCAAGGATCTGCCCAGCGACCAGATTAAGAAGATTGCCAGCACTCTCACTGCCCTTGGTAACGAGAAGatgaaggaggagaaggctGCTCAGGGCGGCAACAAGAAGAGCAAGGCGGCCAAGACCAAGGTCTCCGCCGTCGTCAGCCGTGCTCCCGCAGCTGACACCGAGACCTACGAGGATGATGGTTTCGGAGA CAAAAGGCAGGGTTGCATTATTCTCCCGCGCCCAGAGCTCAGCCCGTTGCATCTCAGCGAGTCTGCTCCGTGCCAACGGATCTGGCGCGGCTTCGTACCGAAGCTTGCCACAGCAACTTGGATTCAGAGCGCAAGTGTTGCTGTCGCGGACCCCGGCTGCGTCACGAT ATGGTACGATAGGCTGGAGTACCTCTGTCTCTACGTCTCCAAGGATATATGTCATCTCTATGGAGCTATCCCCAAACATTACGC AATTGCTTTCTCAACCAACTATCCACCTATCAAATCTGCTATATTCCGTAAAGGCCTTGTCGCCTACGGGCAACTGAACAGCCACCAAACCCCACCCTCCATTCACCATTTAGGTCTCAAAGAGCAACAGCACCCCCAGCTTACTTTGAAGGAATCATGGTATTCCAGTAGTTGA
- a CDS encoding pre-rRNA-processing protein PNO1: protein MPAPTAKQVEVSAPPIEATFQEPQQDEELLLDAPTLPEEMDAILPSVPQNGEEGEMVVDEENRPRFAPARDIDPVTRIETRKVPVPPHRFTPLKSSWPKIYPPLVEHLKLQVRMNPRRKQVELRTSKHTTEDGALQKGEDFVKAFTLGFDVDDAIALLRLDDLYIETFEIRDVKQVMGNEAQGRAIGRIAGKDGKTKFAIENASKTRIVLADSKIHILGAYKNIHMARESIVSLILGKPPSKVYGNLRTVAARMKERF from the exons ATGCCTGCCCCGACCGCCAAGCAGGTAGAGGTTTCTGCCCCGCCAATCGAGGCGACCTTCCAAGAGCCTCAGCAAGACGAGGAGCTTCTCCTCGATGCGCCGACCCTGCCCGAGGAGATGGATGCGATTCTGCCCAGCGTACCGCAGAACGGAGAGGAAGGCGAGATGGTCGTCGACGAGGAGAACCGCCCGCGCTTTGCGCCCGCCAGAGACATT GACCCCGTCACCAGAATAGAGACTCGCAAGGTCCCCGTACCTCCTCACCGTTTCACCCCGCTCAAGTCTTCTTGGCCCAAGA TCTACCCCCCGCTCGTCGAGCACCTCAAGCTCCAGGTTCGCATGAACCCCCGCCGGAAACAGGTTGAGCTCCGGACCTCGAAGCACACCACCGAGGACGGCGCCCTGCAAAAGGGCGAGGATTTCGTCAAGGCATTCACCCTGGGCTTCGACGTCGACGATGCTATTGCGCTGCTGCGTTTGGACGACCTTTACA TCGAGACTTTTGAGATTCGCGATGTCAAGCAGGTTATGGGTAACGAGGCGCAAGGCCGTGCCATTGGTCGTATTGCAGGCAAGGACGGCAAGACAAAGT TCGCCATCGAAAATGCCAGCAAGACCCGTATCGTCCTGGCCGACAGCAAGATCCACATCCTCGGCGCATACAAGAACATCCACATGGCTCGCGAGTCCATCGTGAGCTTGATTCTCGGAAAGCCGCCCTCCAAGGTCTACGGCAATCTGCGGACGGTCGCGGCGCGCATGAAGGAGAGATTCTAG
- a CDS encoding eukaryotic translation initiation factor 3 subunit D produces the protein MAQEMDWVKLVETCPAGDGWGPPVTTETTLNGVPYAPFSKGDKLGRMADWTSEGKDRDGRGGRQHFSYETLHEDDIVANSLASFQDQQVYGAGHAISFNAPPAEDESTFSVVSNTRDSTKTRFGRGAVFTRGRGQRGGPAQTARGGRTTVARGGQQGGRGGYGGGFERGGRGGGRGGRRFGWKDYDKPARNRDASVNIKADWKLLEEIDYNRLAKLNLDADEGEEIDAYGFVYNYDRSYDKPAVKGFERKLNAIDRAAYNVTTSSDPVIQELADKDEASIFATDSILSMLMCSPRSVYPWDIVISVQGNKVFFDKRDNAALDMVTVNENAADSPMDASDGSKDSLNMPGALAEEATYINHNFANQVVVESEGQKLEMANANPFYNASEDTDPPASKAYKYRKFDLSTNSEEDNFYLVVRTEVDAVQKNAISGDDQLVTLHALNEFDNKAQGSGGALDWRTKLVSQRGAVVATEMKNNSCKLARWTVQSILARADVMKLGFVSRANPKSNDKHVILGVVGWKPRDFANQMNLSLSNGWGIVRTIADMCLRREQDGKYILVKDPNKSILRLYELPSGGLDGDDEAEEVPEAGEGDEDTTLHTHTTTNPLIFSDLTEDLNTLEAFS, from the exons ATGGCTCAGGAAATGGACTGGGTCAAGCTCGTCGAGACTTGCCCGGCCGGCGATGGTTGGGGCCCGCCCGTCACCACCGAGACTACCTTGAACGGTGTCCCCTATGCGCCCTTCTCCAAGGGCGACAAGCTTGGTCGCATGGCCGACTGGACCTCCGAGGGCAAGGACAGAGACGGACGTGGTGGCAGACAGCA CTTCAGCTACGAAACCCTCCACGAAGACGACATCGTCGCTAACTCTCTCGCTTCCTTTCAAGACCAACAAGTCTACGGTGCCGGCCACGCCATCTCCTTCAACGCCCCTCCCGCCGAGGACGAGTCCACCTTTTCCGTCGTCAGCAACACCCGCGACAGCACCAAGACAAGATTCGGCCGTGGCGCCGTCTTCACCCGCGGCCGCGGCCAGCGTGGAGGTCCCGCTCAGACCGCTCGCGGTGGCCGGACGACCGTCGCTCGTGGTGGCCAGCAGGGCGGCCGCGGAGGCTACGGAGGAGGCTTTGAACGGGGCGGAAGAGGCGGTGGCCGTGGTGGCCGCCGCTTCGGCTGGAAGGACTACGACAAGCCTGCCCGCAACCGTGACGCCAGTGTCAACATCAAGGCCGACTGGAAGCTGCTCGAGGAGATTGATTACAACCGCCTCGCCAAGCTCAACCTGGACGCCGACGAGGGTGAGGAAATTGACGCCTACGGCTTCGTCTACAACTACGACCGCTCCTACGACAAGCCCGCCGTCAAGGGCTTTGAGCGCAAGCTCAACGCCATTGACCGCGCTGCGTACAATGTCACGACTTCTTCCGATCCTGTGATCCAGGAGCTCGCCGACAAGGACGAGGCCTCCATCTTCGCCACCGACAGCATTCTCTCCATGCTCATGTGCTCCCCGCGGTCCGTCTACCCCTGGGACATTGTCATCTCCGTGCAGGGCAACAAGGTCTTCTTCGACAAGCGCGATAACGCCGCGCTCGACATGGTCACCGTCAACGAGAACGCCGCCGACTCCCCCATGGACGCCTCGGACGGCTCCAAGGACAGCCTCAACATGCCCGGCGCCCTGGCCGAGGAGGCCACCTACATCAACCACAACTTTGCCAACCAGGTCGTCGTCGAGAGCGAGGGCCAGAAGCTCGAGATGGCCAACGCCAACCCCTTCTACAACGCCTCCGAGGACACGGACCCGCCGGCCAGCAAGGCCTACAAGTACCGCAAGTTCGACCTCTCCACCAACAGCGAGGAGGACAACTTCTACCTCGTCGTCCGTACCGAGGTCGACGCCGTCCAGAAGAACGCCATCAGCGGCGACGACCAGCTCGTCACCCTGCACGCGCTCAACGAGTTCGACAACAAGGCCCAGGGCAGCGGTGGCGCCCTCGACTGGCGGACGAAGCTCGTCTCCCAGCGCGGTGCCGTCGTCGCCACGGAGATGAAGAACAACTCTTGCAAGCTCGCCAGGTGGACGGTGCAGAGCATCCTCGCCCGTGCCGACGTCATGAAGCTTGG TTTCGTCTCTCGTGCCAACCCCAAGTCCAACGACAAGCACGTCATCCTCGGCGTTGTTGGCTGGAAGCCCCGCGACTTCGCCAACCAGATGAACCTGTCTCTGTCCAACGGTTGGGGTATCGTCCGCACCATTGCCGACATGTGTCTCAGACGCGAGCAGGACGGCAAGTACATCCTCGTCAAGGACCCCAACAAGTCCATCCTCCGCCTGTACGAGCTCCCCTCTGGCGGCCtcgacggcgacgacgaggCGGAGGAGGTGCCCGAGGCGGGTGAGGGTGATGAGGA CACCACATTACACACGCACACAACAACGAACCCTCTTATTTTCAGTGACTTGACTGAAGATTTGAATACGCTTGAAGCATTTAGCTGA
- a CDS encoding BZIP-type transcription factor, producing MTDLGNLAAYRSPPNQSSSPARKQSVGELHERAAMASSLSPDQYGKQPSQGQYGGGGSGSDQERGPLSSLNLGFLKSLTEKRTTRDGQTPKRRGPKPDSKPALTRRQELNRQAQRTHRERKELYIKALEDEVLRLKEIFSNISQDKDKVAEENRQLKQLLVQNGIPLSHYGDDMVSNPSGGYTSSASQSGHSYGQNAYTPPLTSTTAPSVSPSSHGPSYPHGLPPPLPQMGSQQLQQNRQGQSSGRGVDFEQAGIDFVLTLEKPCMNHMPWLLERSSEMGGEPCGHALMASCPPAPFPELTPDIPFGYSNVNGDLDSQQRTWEVSKGSLSALLDLSKKLNLDGEVTPVMAWGMVLGHPRAHELRAEDFQKLTDELKDKVRCYGFGAVMEEFEVRDALENVFCSGPEMMNYAY from the exons ATGACTGACCTAGGAAATTTAGCAGCTTATCGCTCTCCGCCGAACCAGTCATCGTCTCCGGCACGCAAACAGTCTGTGGGCGAGCTTCACGAGAGGGCAGCGATGGCTTCCTCGTTGTCGCCTGACCAGTACGGGAAACAGCCGTCGCAGGGTCAGTATGGTGGCGGCGGCTCTGGCTCCGACCAGGAGCGGGGCCCCCTGAGCTCCTTGAATTTGGGCTTTCTCAAGTCCCTGACAGAAAAGAGGACAACGCGAG ACGGCCAAACACCCAAAAGGAGAGGACCGAAGCCCGACAGTAAACCTGCTCTAACTCGGCGACAAGAATTGAACAGACAGGCACAACG TACGCATCGTGAAAGAAAAGAGTTGTACATCAAGGCTTTGGAAGATGAGGTCCTTCGATTGAAAGAAATCTTTAGCAACATATCGCAAGACAAGGACAAGGTGGCCGAGGAGAACAGGCAACTCAAGCAGCTCCTGGTCCAGAACGGAATCCCTCTTTCTCACTATGGTGACGATATGGTCAGCAACCCTAGCGGAGGCTACACATCGAGCGCCAGCCAGTCGGGCCACAGCTACGGCCAGAACGCCTACACGCCACCTTTGACGTCGACGACAGCGCCGTCGGTGTCGCCTTCGTCTCACGGTCCGTCTTACCCCCACGGTCTGCCCCCTCCCCTTCCCCAGATGGGCAGCCAGCAACTGCAACAAAACAGACAAGGGCAGAGCTCTGGTAGAGGTGTGGACTTTGAGCAAGCGGGCATTGACTTCGTCTTAAC TCTCGAGAAACCCTGCATGAATCACATGCCTTGGCTGTTGGAGAGATCAAGCGAGATGGGCGGCGAGCCCTGCGGACACGCGCTGATGGCCTCATGCCCCCCGGCGCCCTTCCCGGAGCTTACACCTGACATTCCGTTCGGGTACAGCAATGTGAACGGAGACCTGGACTCCCAGCAAAGGACGTGGGAAGTGAGCAAAGGCAGCCTCTCGGCCTTGCTTGATCTCAGCAAGAAACTGAACCTTGATGGGGAGGTCACGCCGGTCATGGCTTGGGGCATGGTCTTGGGCCACCCCAGGGCTCACGAGCTTCGTGCCGAGGACTTCCAGAAGCTCACTGACGAGCTCAAGGACAAGGTTCGATGCTACGG TTTTGGTGCCGTTATGGAGGAATTCGAGGTCCGGGACGCATTGGAGAACGTCTTCTGCTCCGGACCGGAAATGATGAACTACGCCTACTAG
- a CDS encoding acyltransferase, with product MASHGNVLTHFRGAAILAPWVLWLLLADTAISLQLPLKWLAPDFVYNSSSRIAETVWYWIQIIFERYNGANITFSGDALPRGESAVVVANHVGWADFYMIQALAIKAEMLGRCRYFAKIQLRIVPFLGWGLWAMGMPMVSRNWAKDKHELDRAFSGIVNRQWPTWLISFSEATRFTQKKYEQSIVWCKESGRPQPMHLLYPRTKGFITTVQHLRKAAHVKAVYDVTIAYQRGKDFHAAPTMWDTLSVPGLSSRLGYKFHVHVRRFPLETLPTDDEKLAKWLENLWVEKGEWLDVKKAEWASMT from the exons ATGGCTAGCCACGGCAACGTGCTCACTCACTTCCGAGGAGCTGCCATTCTAGCTCCGTGGGTTCTTTGGTTGCTTTTGGCAGATACCGCCATCTCACTCCAGCTCCCGCTGAAATGGCTCGCTCCGGACTTCGTGTACAACTCCTCGTCACGGATCGCCGAGACAGTTTGGTACTGGATCCAGATCATCTTTGAAAGATATAATGGCGCCAACATTACATTTTCCGGCGATGCCCTTCCCCGCGGGGAGTCGGCTGTAGTAGTCGCCAACCACGTCGGATGGGCGGACTTTTACATGATCCAAGCTCTCGCGATCAAAGCCGAGATGCTAGGCCGTTGCCGTTACTTTGCCAAGATCCAGCTGCGGATAGTTCCATTTCTTGGTTGGGGTCTATGGGCGATGGGTATGCCCATGGTGAGTCGTAACTGGGCCAAAGACAAGCATGAGCTTGACAGGGCATTCTCGGGTATCGTCAATAGGCAGTGGCCGACCT GGCTCATCAGCTTCAGCGAGGCCACTCGTTTCACACAGAAGAAGTATGAGCAGTCAATCGTCTGGTGCAAGGAGTCGGGTCGACCGCAGCCTATGCATTTGCTGTATCCTAGGACGAAAGGATTCATTACCACCGTCCAACACCTCAGGAAGGCGGCCCACGTGAAGGCCGTGTACGATGTGACGATTGCGTATCAGAGGGGAAAGGATTTCCATGCGGCGCCGACCATGTGGGACACTTTGAGCGTGCCCGGGTTGAGCTCTCGACTTGGATACAAGTTTCACGTCCATGTTCGCAGGTTTCCCCTCGAGACTCTACCGACGGATGACGAAAAGCTGGCAAAGTGGCTAGAAAATCTCTGggtagaaaagggggaatGGCTGGATGTGAAGAAGGCCGAGTGGGCTTCAATGACTTGA